In a single window of the Rhodamnia argentea isolate NSW1041297 chromosome 2, ASM2092103v1, whole genome shotgun sequence genome:
- the LOC115752756 gene encoding probable CCR4-associated factor 1 homolog 6 has translation MSLLTKSESIQIRDVWDDNLEEEFARIREIVDGYPYVAMDTEFPGIVVRPVGDFKNSSEYHYQTLKGNVDILKLIQLGLTFSDERGNLPTCGSDKYCIWQFNFREFDANEDFFANDSIELLKQSGINFKKNSERGIDAMRFGELLMSSGIVLNDNVHWVTFHSGYDFGYLLKLLTCQNLPDTQAGFFNLINMYFPTLYDIKHLMKFCNSLHGGLNKLAELLEVERVGICHQAGSDSLLTSCAFRKLKENFFSGSLEKYSGVLYGLCVEN, from the coding sequence ATGTCGTTGTTGACCAAGAGCGAGTCGATTCAAATTCGCGACGTGTGGGATGATAATCTCGAGGAGGAGTTTGCACGAATCCGCGAGATCGTCGATGGTTATCCGTACGTGGCGATGGATACGGAGTTTCCGGGTATTGTCGTGCGCCCTGTGGGCGACTTCAAGAACTCAAGTGAGTACCACTACCAGACtttgaaggggaatgtggataTATTGAAGTTGATCCAATTGGGCCTCACTTTTTCTGATGAGAGAGGGAACTTGCCGACTTGCGGATCAGATAAGTACTGCATTTGGCAGTTCAATTTCCGCGAGTTCGACGCCAATGAGGACTTCTTCGCGAATGATTCAATCGAGCTTTTGAAACAGAGCGGGATCAATTTCAAGAAGAATAGCGAGAGGGGCATCGATGCCATGCGATTTGGGGAGTTGCTGATGTCCTCCGGGATTGTGCTGAACGATAATGTTCATTGGGTAACCTTCCACAGCGGGTATGATTTTGGGTATTTGCTCAAGCTGTTGACTTGCCAAAACCTGCCGGACACTCAGGCGGGGTTCTTCAATCTGATCAACATGTATTTCCCAACATTGTATGATATCAAGCACCTCATGAAGTTCTGCAACAGTCTGCATGGAGGTCTCAACAAGCTCGCAGAGTTGTTGGAAGTCGAGAGAGTCGGGATCTGTCACCAGGCAGGTTCGGATAGTCTGCTGACCTCTTGTGCTTTCAGgaaattgaaagaaaacttCTTCAGTGGATCGCTGGAGAAGTATTCTGGTGTGTTGTATGGTTTATGTGTCGAGAATTGA
- the LOC115752750 gene encoding factor of DNA methylation 1 — translation MDYSSEEESDISDSELLDHIDRPYDELRSGKLKVKGPNGSLRCPFCTGKKKQDYRYKELYQHAAGVGKGSANRSGKQKANHLALAKYLETDLASEADQAPQPVVSQPAAQTPQQDEVFVWPWTGVIANILVDKSSEKALEDSAYWLTKFGKYKPLEVHMFRNVDGRSAKAVVRFNDDWHGFVNATEFEKEFETRNHGRKGWNAQKTEPGSSTYGWCARSDDYDADGPMGDYLRKTGRLRTISDINQEAAQSKHRIVEHLSNKIDLTNETLEQLQSKYNEKTLSLSRMLEEKDKLHSAFVEETRRMQRLQRDKIQGILLEQEKLSNELEKKKRKIDSWSKELNKRETLTERERQKLDEDKKKNAVKSSSLQLASMEQKRADENVLRLVEEQKREKEEALSKILELERQLDAKQKLEMEIEELKGKVEVMKHLEDQDDEAVQKKMKEMMDELNDKEEELTDLEELNSTLISKERQSNDELQEARKLLIEGLPDRLGACTDIGIKRMGELDDKPFFTACKKRFSDEEAQMQASTLASLWQSQVNSQWYPFKTIEIDGKTQLMLVEEDEKLKKLKEEWGDEVSAAVVTALKEVNEYNPSGRYVVSELWNFKEGRKATLKEVVAFIANKKTPKRRRT, via the exons ATGGACTACAGCTCTGAAGAAGAATCAGATATTAGTGATTCTGAGTTATTGGACCACATAGACAGACCTTATGATGAATTGAGGTCTGGAAAACTCAAAGTAAAAGGCCCAAATGGAAGCTTAAGATGCCCTTTCTGTACTGGCAAGAAAAAGCAGGACTACAGGTATAAAGAATTGTATCAACATGCTGCAGGGGTGGGTAAAGGTTCTGCGAATAGAAGTGGCAAACAAAAGGCAAACCACCTTGCCTTGGCAAAATACCTGGAGACAGACCTAGCCAGTGAGGCAGACCAAGCTCCTCAACCAGTTGTGTCGCAACCCGCTGCACAAACGCCTCAGCAAGATGAGGTTTTTGTCTGGCCTTGGACCGGAGTCATAGCCAACATTCTCGTTGACAAAAGCAGTGAGAAAGCACTCGAAGATAGTGCGTATTGGCTGACCAAGTTTGGCAAGTACAAGCCTCTGGAAGTCCACATGTTTCGGAACGTAGATGGTCGGTCAGCAAAAGCTGTAGTGAGATTCAATGATGATTGGCATGGATTTGTTAATGCGACCGAGTTTGAGAAAGAATTTGAAACTAGGAATCACGGTAGAAAGGGCTGGAATGCGCAGAAGACAGAGCCCGGATCAAGTACATATGGCTGGTGTGCGCGGTCAGATGACTATGATGCGGATGGGCCAATGGGAGATTACCTTCGCAAGACAGGGAGGCTGCGGACAATCTCGGACATTAATCAGGAAGCAGCTCAAAGTAAACATAGAATTGTCGAGCATCTTTCTAACAAGATTGATTTGACGAATGAAACTCTGGAGCAATTACAGTCCAAGTATAATGAGAAGACTTTGTCACTGAGTAGGATGCTTGAAGAAAAAGACAAGCTTCACTCTGCTTTTGTggaag AAACAAGGAGGATGCAACGCCTTCAACGTGACAAAATACAAGGGATATTGTTAGAACAAGAGAAACTTAGCAATGagttggaaaagaagaaaagaaagattgaTTCTTGGAGCAAAGAATTGAACAAACGTGAAACCCTTACTGAGCGTGAGCGACAAAAACTGGATGAGGACAAGAAAAAG AATGCTGTCAAAAGCAGTTCTCTCCAGTTGGCATCAATGGAGCAGAAAAGAGCTGATGAAAATGTCCTCAGGCTGGTGGAAGAACAAAAG AGGGAGAAAGAGGAGGCCCTAAGTAAGATCCTTGAATTGGAAAGGCAGCTTGATGCGAAGCAGAAATTGGAAATGGAAATTGAAGAGTTGAAGGGGAAAGTAGAAGTTATGAAGCACCTTGAAGATCAAGATGACGAAGCTgttcaaaagaagatgaaggagatgaTGGATGAACTGAACGacaaggaggaggagttgaCCGACTTGGAGGAACTAAATAGCACCCTCATTAGTAAAGAGCGCCAGAGCAATGATGAACTGCAAGAAGCTCGAAAGCTATTGATTGAG GGTCTGCCTGATCGGCTGGGTGCATGCACAGATATTGGGATCAAGAGAATGGGGGAGCTTGATGATAAGCCCTTTTTTACTGCTTGCAAGAAAAGATTTTCAGATGAGGAAGCACAAATGCAGGCCAGTACATTAGCCTCTCTGTGGCAGTCTCAGGTGAATTCGCAGTGGTATCCATTCAAGACCATTGAGATTGATGGGAAAACCCAG TTGATGCTTGTTGAAGAAGACGAAAAGCTAAAAAAGCTTAAGGAGGAGTGGGGTGATGAGGTCTCTGCAGCAGTTGTCACAGCTTTGAAAGAGGTGAACGAATATAATCCAAGTGGAAGGTATGTCGTATCCGAGCTCTGGAATttcaaagaaggaagaaaagccACTTTGAAAGAGGTCGTTGCTTTTATTGCAAACAAAAAGACACCCAAGCGCAGGAGAACATGA
- the LOC115752757 gene encoding zinc finger protein 1-like, which produces MEFQKVGNQSQDDHRKPDEPFTSPDLVLDLSLSNNASDQVPKREATSIHCFEAHSPPDDGPQDNETEVRVFSCNYCQRKFYSSQALGGHQNAHKRERTLAKRGQRIGSTATSNFGYPYSHLNHYSSMASLPLHGSYFSRSLGIQVHSMIPKSPFLSSNNGSSHVFGHNGWFGQAIDQKSAVGWLTRTNPRGGSTLGSSSDSARLEGIQNSSASEGIDELWSNAGYLKSKPDEMKQIDLSLKL; this is translated from the coding sequence ATGGAGTTCCAAAAGGTGGGGAATCAATCCCAAGATGATCACAGGAAACCGGACGAACCGTTCACGAGTCCTGATCTCGTGCTGGATCTTAGCCTCTCCAACAACGCTTCAGATCAAGTGCCAAAGCGGGAAGCGACCTCCATCCATTGTTTCGAAGCGCATTCGCCTCCCGATGATGGCCCCCAAGACAACGAAACCGAGGTTCGAGTGTTCTCTTGCAACTACTGCCAGAGGAAATTCTATAGCTCCCAGGCACTTGGAGGACACCAGAATGCGCACAAGCGTGAGCGGACACTTGCGAAACGAGGACAACGGATTGGTTCCACCGCCACCTCTAATTTCGGCTATCCTTATTCACACTTGAACCATTATTCCAGCATGGCTTCCCTACCTCTGCACGGATCATACTTCAGTAGATCACTTGGCATTCAGGTTCACTCAATGATCCCAAAATCGCCTTTTCTCTCATCAAACAATGGGTCCTCCCATGTCTTTGGTCACAACGGCTGGTTCGGACAAGCCATTGATCAGAAATCAGCGGTCGGGTGGCTCACGCGGACTAATCCAAGGGGTGGATCCACATTAGGATCATCGTCGGATTCTGCTAGATTGGAAGGTATTCAGAATTCTTCTGCCAGTGAGGGAATTGATGAACTATGGAGTAATGCTGGTTATCTGAAGAGCAAACCAGATGAGATGAAGCAGATTGACTTGTCCCTCAAGCTATAA
- the LOC115752693 gene encoding deSI-like protein At4g17486, whose translation MLCRGGSTSECVSGSVPVYLNVYDLTPYNGYAYWLGLGVYHSGVQVHGVEYAFGAHEYPSTGIFEGEPKQCEGFTFRKTILIGETDMGPAEVRALMEDLAQEYRGNAYNLITKNCNHFCNDACIKLAGNPIPNWVNRLARIGFLCNCVLPASLNTTKVRHHKVEDKTQDGEKMKLRNGSSKICSSNSSSNSSSSSPSSTTRGRSRSRRTQPPSSPLIIRSPS comes from the exons ATGTTGTGCAGAGGAGGTTCAACGAGCGAGTGTGTTTCAGGATCTGTGCCGGTCTACCTCAACGTGTATGATCTGACGCCCTACAATGGCTACGCCTACTGGCTCGGCCTCGGAGTCTATCATTCCGGTGTACAAG TTCATGGGGTTGAGTATGCATTTGGAGCTCACGAGTACCCGTCGACTGGGATCTTTGAAGGCGAGCCGAAACAGTGTGAAGGGTTCACGTTCAGGAAGACGATACTCATTGGGGAGACAGATATGGGTCCTGCAGAAGTTAGGGCATTGATGGAGGATCTAGCGCAGGAATACAGAGGGAATGCCTATAATCTCATCACCAAGAACTGCAACCATTTCTGCAACGATGCTTGCATTAAGCTCGCTGGAAATCCTATACCCAATTGGGTCAATCGTCTAGCTAGAATTG GGTTTCTTTGTAACTGTGTTCTTCCAGCAAGTCTGAATACAACCAAGGTTCGGCATCATAAAGTGGAAGACAAAACTCAAGACGGCGAGAAGATGAAACTGAGGAACGGTTCGAGTAAAATCTGTTCGTCCAACTCTTCATCCAACTCTTCATCCTCGTCTCCTAGTAGTACAACCCGCGGCAGAAGCAGGAGCAGACGAACTCAGCCTCCATCGTCCCCATTGATCATTCGTTCCCCCTCGTAA
- the LOC115752692 gene encoding DCN1-like protein 4, translating into MRRSSTKKTGQPASTASLTSSASDPFRSASSKASSKELERIDQLFYTYSDGSSGLIDPEGIEALCSDMEVDHTDVRILMLAWKMRAERQGYFTLDEWRRGLKSLRADTVSKLKKALPELEKEVRRPSNFVDFHAYSFRYCLTEEKQKSIDIESICELLDLVLGSLYRAQVDYFVEYLKTQTDYKVVNMDQWMGFLRFCNEISFPDFGNYNPELAWPLILDNFVEWMREKQG; encoded by the exons ATGCGTCGctcttcaacaaaaaaaacggGTCAACCCGCGTCCACCGCATCCCTCACTTCTTCGGCGTCCGATCCCTTTCGCTCCG CTTCGAGTAAAGCGTCTTCGAAAGAGCTGGAACGAATTGATCAATTGTTCTACACGTACTCAGATGGCTCCTCTGGTTTGATCGA CCCAGAAGGAATTGAGGCTCTTTGTTCAGACATGGAAGTGGATCATACTGATGTTAGAATTTTGATGCTTGCTTG GAAAATGCGAGCTGAAAGACAGGGTTACTTCACCTTG GATGAGTGGCGTAGAGGGCTCAAATCATTGAGGGCTGATACTGTTAGTAAGTTGAAAAAGGCACTTCCGGAGTTAGAGAAAGAG GTGAGAAGGCCGTCAAACTTTGTGGATTTCCATGCCTATTCATTCCGCTATTGCCTGACAG AGGAGAAACAGAAGAGTATTGACATAGAGAGTATATGTGAATTACTTGATCTAGTCCTCGGATCCCTGTATCGTGCCCAAGTGGATTACTTCGTCGAGTATTTAAAG ACTCAGACCGACTACAAGGTCGTAAACATGGATCAGTGGATGGGTTTTCTTCGCTTTTGCAACGAG ATAAGCTTCCCTGATTTCGGCAATTATAATCCTGAACTTGCCTGGCCATTGATTTTAGACAATTTCGTTGAATGGATGAGAGAAAAGCAGGGCTGA